Below is a window of Stappia sp. DNA.
GCGCCGTTCAACCTCGGCCGCACGCCGAACGGCCCGGACATCGAGAAGATCCGCGCCTGCGCCGGAGACTGAGGCTTTCGGCGACCGCGCGATTGCCGCGCGGACCCTGACGGATCGGCGGGCCCCTGGCCCGCCGATTGCGTTTTGCGGCCTGCTGGCCAGCGCGAAAGACCCGCCCGGCCACGGCGTGTGCTACATCTTCTCGACCGATCGGAACCGGCGAGAAGGCCAGGCCAGTGAAGACCACCCCGCAGCTGGAGGACATCGAGGACTGGCTGATCCGCGAGGCCCTCGGCCAGCCGGATATCGGCCAGATGTTTGTCGACATGTGCGAGCGGATGCTCGCGGCCGGCGTTCCGGTCGAGCGCGCCATGCTGTCCTGGACCACGCTGCATCCGCTGATCGAAGCCGAAACGGCGGTCTGGCTTCCCGGCGCGCCACCCGAGCGCGCGCAGCACGGCCATGACGATCAGGACACCGAAGACTGGCTCGCAAGCCCGATCCGGGCGATGCTGGTCGCGCGCGAGACGCGTCTACGGCGCCGCCTCACGACCGGGAATGCAAGCGACATCTTCCCCGTGCTCGCGCGGCTGCGACGCGAAGGCTTCACCGACTATCTGATCGTCGCCACACCGTTCCACCTGCCGAGCGTCAACGAATTCGGCACCTCGGGCATCATCGTTTCGTGGGCGACCCGCGCGACACACGGCTTTTCGGACGCCGCCATCGAGCAGATCGACTATCTGCAGATGCGCCTCGCGCTCGCGGCCCGCGCGAACATCCAGTCCCGGATCGCGACAACGCTGGCGGAGACCTACCTCGGCCGCCGCGCTGGTGCCCAGGTTCTCTCGGGGCGCATTCGCCATGGCGACGGCGAGGCAATCGACGCGGTCATCTTCTACAGCGACCTGCGCGGCTCGACCGCGCTCGCCGACCGGCTGCCGCCCGACGCCTATCTGGCGCATCTCAACGCCTATTTCGACGCGGCCGCCGGGGCGGTGATGGCCCAGGACGGCGAGGTGCTGGATTTCATCGGCGATGCGGTGCTCGCGGTGTTTCCCATCGGGACAGAGGGCATCGCCGGCGCCGCACGCCGGGCCCTGACGGCGGCCGAAGTGGTGCGCCACCGGCTCGCCGCGCGCCAGCCGCACACGCCGCATCCGCTGACCTGCGGCATCGCGCTCTCGGCGGGCGAGGTCACCTTCGGCAACATCGGCGTCGCCGACCGGCTGACGTTTTCGGTCATCGGCAGGACAGTGAACGCGGCGGCGCGCATCGAGGGCATGACCAAGCGTCTGACCCGGCCCGTGCTCGTGACACAGGAGATCGCACAGGCCGTGCCGGAGGTGGCATTCGACGCCCTCGGCCGCTTCGCGCTCGACGGCTTCGATGCACCGGTCGCGCTTTACGCGCCGCGGGCCGACAGTTAGACGCGGCCGCCCGGGGCGGTCGCCGCTGCCCCGAGCTCCTGCCCCCGACCCTTACTTGACCGTGACCAGCGCGCCGACCCGGACCCGGCTGTAGAGGTCCTCGACGTCCTCGTTCAGCATGCGGATGCATCCCGACGAGACGGCACGGCCGATCGACCAGTCCTCGTTGGTGCCATGGATCCGGTATTCCGTCGCGCCGAGATAAAGCGCGCGCGCGCCCATCGGATTGTTCGGCCCGCCCGGCATGAAGCGCGGCAGGTTGCGGCCCTTCTTGCGCTCGCGGACAATCATCTCCTGCGGCGGCGTCCAGCTCGGCCACTTGGCCTTGCGCGTCACCTTCTCGACGCCCTTCCACTCGAAGCCCTCGCGCCCCACGCCGATGCCGTAGCGCACCGCCTTGTTGCCCGGCAGCACGTAGTAGAGATAGCGGTCGCGCGTATCGACGATGATCGAGCCCGGCGCCTTCTCCGTGCGATAGCGCACGCTCGTGCGCTTGTACTTCTGGCGCACCACCTTGCCGGCGGCCTCCGGCGTGATCCGGTAGGTCTGCCAGCTTCGCGTCGTGGGATCGAAATAGCGCTCCGTCATCGCCTGGGCCGGCATCGCCGTCAGTCCCACCGTCAGTCCGGCCACAAGGCCCGCCGACGCGACGCACACCATCGCGGCCATCGCCCAAACGCCCAGC
It encodes the following:
- a CDS encoding adenylate/guanylate cyclase domain-containing protein, with amino-acid sequence MKTTPQLEDIEDWLIREALGQPDIGQMFVDMCERMLAAGVPVERAMLSWTTLHPLIEAETAVWLPGAPPERAQHGHDDQDTEDWLASPIRAMLVARETRLRRRLTTGNASDIFPVLARLRREGFTDYLIVATPFHLPSVNEFGTSGIIVSWATRATHGFSDAAIEQIDYLQMRLALAARANIQSRIATTLAETYLGRRAGAQVLSGRIRHGDGEAIDAVIFYSDLRGSTALADRLPPDAYLAHLNAYFDAAAGAVMAQDGEVLDFIGDAVLAVFPIGTEGIAGAARRALTAAEVVRHRLAARQPHTPHPLTCGIALSAGEVTFGNIGVADRLTFSVIGRTVNAAARIEGMTKRLTRPVLVTQEIAQAVPEVAFDALGRFALDGFDAPVALYAPRADS
- a CDS encoding L,D-transpeptidase, with the protein product MTHGLFRPGLCRSGVRRLGVWAMAAMVCVASAGLVAGLTVGLTAMPAQAMTERYFDPTTRSWQTYRITPEAAGKVVRQKYKRTSVRYRTEKAPGSIIVDTRDRYLYYVLPGNKAVRYGIGVGREGFEWKGVEKVTRKAKWPSWTPPQEMIVRERKKGRNLPRFMPGGPNNPMGARALYLGATEYRIHGTNEDWSIGRAVSSGCIRMLNEDVEDLYSRVRVGALVTVK